One Oncorhynchus masou masou isolate Uvic2021 unplaced genomic scaffold, UVic_Omas_1.1 unplaced_scaffold_894, whole genome shotgun sequence genomic window, accccaccgtgtcaaacagttaaagaccccaccgtgtcaaacagttaaagaccccgcCGTGTCaaccagttaaagaccccaccgtgtcaaacagttaaagaccccacttcctgtttccatcacatcTGTCGTGGTTATGACATTACTTCATAAAAACTGTGAATGGAAACGTGGTTATTGACTGAAAATGTTGGATTTTACTCTTCACCTTtccttttcccctcctctcctccccctctcttcttctcctctattttcccctctcatctcctggctcctctcctcttctctcctctctccttgcctcccctTCCCCtaatttcctcctcttctcttctctccttgcctcccctcatcctcctcttctctcctctctccttgcctccccttcccctcatttcatcctcttctctccttgcctcccctcctctctcctcttctctcctctctcctttcctccccttcccctcatttcatcctcctttcttctctcctcgtctcccctcctcctttcctcctctcttctctcctctctccttgcctcccctcctcctcctttcacctctcctcccctccatctctccagggaGGAGGGTGGCGCTATCAGTGTTGTCTGAAGGAGAGAACGCGACTTTGTACGGCTTCCTgacagagaagaagaaagagggggaggaagagggggaggaagaaggaCAAGGATTCATCTACTGCTGTTTTCGAACACCGCCCCTTTCCATACCAACCAATCACAGCCAGTGTCTCCTTCATCTCCACACCCAAGGAACCAATCAGACAGCTGTAAAGTCTGACCTGCCCTGGACACGGCCACCTAGAAGTGAGTAGAGTTGgatcccatgtggctcagttggtaggtGGAGCATAATGATACACAGAAGAAAGtaattttgtttctggccattttgagcctgtcatCGAACCCacaaaatgctgatgctccagatactcaactagtctaaagaaggacactTTTATTGCTTCTTGAAATCAAAACATTAGTTTTCAgctctgctaacataattgcaaaagggttttctaatgatcaattagcccttttttaaatgataaacttggatgagctaacacaacgtgccattggaacacaggagtgatggttgctgataatgggcctctgtacgcctattctttcaaaaacaaggacatttctaagtgacccccaaaacatttgaacggtagtgtaggttgtatttacaatggtgtttgttcttcactggttgcccttttcttgtggcaacaggtcacaaatcttgctgctgtgatgtcacactgtggtatttcacccagtagatatgggagtttttcaaaatcgggtttgtttttaaattctttgtggatctgtgtaatctgagggaaatatgtctctctaatatggtcatacattgggcaggaggttaggaagtgcagctcagtttccacctcattttgtgggcagtgagcacatagcctgtcttctcttgagagccatgtctgcctacggcggcctttctcaatagcaaggctctgctcactgagtctgtacatagtcaaagctttccttaattttgggtcagtcacagtggtcaggtatgctgccgctgtgtactctctgtttagggccaaatagcattctagtttgctctgtttttttgttaattctttccaatgtgtcaagtaattatcttttagttttctcatgatttggttgggtctaattgtgctgttgtcctggggctctgtagggtgtgtttgtgattgtgaacagagccccaggaccagcttgcttaggggactcttctccaagttcatctctctgtaggtgatggctttgttgtggaaggtttgggaatcgcttccttttaggtggttatagaatttaacgtctcttttctggattttgataattatcgggtatcggcctaattccactctgcatgcattatttggtgttctacattgtacacagaggatatttttctccctcccactcttatctccccctttctcctccccctctctctctcctccccctctctctctctcctccccctctctctcctcccttccccctctctctcctacccctctctctcctctcttctcctcctcccctctccctctctcttctcctcctccccctctctctctctctctctctctctctctctctctctccccctctctctcctccccctctctctcctccccctctctctctctttctcctccccctctccccccccctctctctttctcctccccctccccctccccccatctctctaggtgAGTGGTTGTGTGTCTTCAGGGTGGCGTGGTTGGTCCTAGTGGTTGTGGTCATGTTGACCGTCCTCACCACGGTCCTGGGTCTGATCTACTGGAGGACTCGCTGCTGTCgaagtgagtcacacacacacattctcgtataactaaccttgtgggaacacacaggcacacacacacacacacacacacacacacacacacacacacacacatcttaaaCAAATGAAAAAGTCTTTATGTACATGGGTTGAAATTAAAtgatttccctctccctcttctcctttctccccaatttccctcttctacccctccctcttctcctttctcccccttctctgccttcccctctctcctacccctccctcttctcctttctcccccttctctgccttcccctctctcctacccctccctcttctcctttctcccccttctctgccttcccctctcctacccctccctcttctcctttctcccccttctctgccttcccctctctcctacccctccctctcctcctttctcccccttctctgccttcccctctccctctcctacccctccctcttctcctttctcccccttctctgccttcccctctctctctcctacccctccctcttctcctttctcccccacttctccaccttcccctctccctctcctacccctccctcttctcctttctcccccttctctgccttcccctctctctctcctacccctccctcttctcctttctcccccacttctccaccttcccctctccctctcctacccctccctcttctcctttctcccccttctctgccttcccctctctctctcctacccctccctcttctcctttctcccccacttctccaccttcccctctcactctcctacccctccctcttctcctttctcccccattttctgccttcccctctctcctacccctccctctcctcctttctcccccttctctgccttcccctctctcctacccctccctctcctcctttctcccccttctctgccttccccttcccctctcctacccctccctctcctcctttctcccccctccCAGAGGAGCCCAGTGGGTTCCAGACCAGAGGATTCAACACGGAcctccctgatgtctctgtctcactACATCACTcctcaggtacagtgccttgcgaaagtattcgggcccccttgaactttgtgaccttttgccacatttcaggcttcaaacataaatatataaaactgtatttttttgtgaagaatcaacaacaagtgggacacaatcatgaagtggaacgacatttattggatatttcaaaaaaatttaacaaatcaaaaactgaaaaattgggcgtgcaaaattattcagcccccttaagttaatactttgtagcgccaccttttgctgcgattacagctgtaagtcgcttggggtatgtctctatcagttttgcacatcgagagactgaatttttttcccattcctccttgcaaaacagctcgagctcagtgaggttggttggagagcatttgtgaacagcagttttcagttctttccacagattctcgattggattcaggtctggactttgacttggccattctaacacctggatatgttgatttttgaaccattccattgtagattttgctttatgttttggatcattgtcttgttggaagacaaatctccgtcccagtctcaggtcttttgcagactccatcaggttttcttccagaatggtcctgtatttggctccatccatcttcccatcaattttaaccatcttccctgtccctgctgaagaaaagcaggcccaaaccatgatgctgccaccaccatgtttgacagtggggatggtgtgttcagggtgatgagctgtgttgcttttacgccaaacataacgttttgcattgttgccaaaaagttcaattttggtttcatctgaccagagcaccttcttccacatgtttggtgtgtctcccaggtggcttgtggcaaactttaaacaacactttatggatatctttaagaaatggctttcttcttgccactcttccataaaggccagatttgcgcaatatacgactgattgttgtcctatggacagagtctcccacctcggctgtagatctctgcagttcatccagagtgatcatgggcctcttggctgcatctctgatcagtcttctccttgtatgagctgaaagtttagagggacggccaggtcttggtagatttgcagtggtctgatactccttccatttcaatattatcgcttgcacagtgctccttgggatgtttaaagcttgggaaatctttttgtatccaaatccggctttaaacttcttcacaacagtatctcggacctgcctggtgtgttccagACCAGAGGATTCAACACGGAcctccctgatgtctctgtctcactACACTCCTCaggtacctctctctcccccctcccagagGAGCCCAGTGGGTTCCAGACCAGAGGATTCAACATGGAcctccctgatgtctctgtctcactACATCACTCCTCAggtacccctctctccccatctctctctctccccctgtctctcgctctctctctctctccccctatctctctccctctctctctccaacagcaGAAAACAGaatagcctgcatcccaaatggcatcctacccTATGgtcactgcactatatagggaatagagccctatggtcactgcactatatagggaattagagccctagcggtgtagctaactactggaactacacactactgtttaaccatgtagcggtgaagctaactactggaactacagactactgttttaccatgtagcggtgaagctaactactggaactacagactactgttttaccatgtagctaactactggaactacacactgctgttttaccatgtagctaactactggacctacacactactgttttaccatgtagctaactactggagctacacactactgttttaccatgtagctaactactggaactacacactactgtttaaccatgtagcggtgtagctaactactggacctacacactactgttttaccatgtagctaactactggaactacacactactgtttaaccatgtagctaactactggaactacacactactgttttaccatgcagcggtgtagctaactactggaactacacactactgttttaccatgtagcggtgtagctaactactggaactacacactactgttttaccatgtagctaactactggaactacacactactgtttaaccatgtagcggtgtacctaactactggaactacacactactgtttaaccatgtagctaactactggaactacacactactgttttaccatgtagctaactactggaactacacactactgtttaaccatgtagcggtgtacctaactactggaactacacactactgttttaccatgtagcggtgtagctaactactggaactacataactactgttttaccatgtagcagtgtagctaactgCTGGAACTacactctactgttttaccatgtagctaactactggaactacacactactgttttaccatgtagctaactactggaactacacactactgttttaccgtgtagctaactactggaactacacactactattttaccatgtagcggtgtagctaactactggaactacacactactgttttaccatgtagccgtgtagctaactactggaactacacactactgttttaccatgtagccgtgtagctaactactggaactacacactactgtttaaccatgtagctaactactggaactacacactactgttttaccatgtagcggtgtagctaactactggaactacacactactgttttaccatgtagcggtgtagctaactactggaactacacactactgttttaccatgtagcggtgtagctaactactggaattacactctactgttttaccatgtagcggtgaagctaactactggaactacacactactgtttaaccatgtagctaactactggaactacacgcTACTGTTTTACCAAGTAGCGGTGTGGCTAGACAGACAGGCACAACACTTCTccgttcagtagtgggtctagagacaggcactacacttgtccgttcagtagtgggtctagagacaggcactacacttctccgttcagtagtgggactagagacaggcactacacttctcagttcagtagtgggtctagagacaggcactacacttctccgttcagtagtgggtctagagacaggcactacacttctccgttcagtagtgggtctacagacaggcactacacttctccgttcagtagtgggtctacagacaggcactacacttctccgttcagtagtgggtctagagacaggcactacacttctccgttcagtagtggggctagagacaggcactacacttctccgttcagtagtggggctagagacaggcactacacttctccgttcagtagtgggtctagagacaggcactacacttctccgttcagtagtgggtctagagacaggcactacacttctccgttcagtagtgggtctagagacaggcactacacttctccgttcagtagtgggtctagagacaggcactacacttctccgttcagtagtgggtctagagacaggcactacacttctctgttcagtagtgggtctagagacaggcactacacttctctgttcagtagtgggtctagagacaggcactacacttctccgtTCAGTATCGGGGAAAGACTCCATGAAGTGATGTACAGTGTATTGAAATACATCCCCATGTCAACGGGGCATTAGGCTGACTCACTAATGCCAGATAGCCTGAAGAATATAAGTGAAACGGACATGTAGCCTGTGGCCTGTGACACGtacatgtagcctgtagcctgtgacACGTACATGTAGCCTGTGGCCTGTGACACGTACATGTAGCCTGTGGCCTGTGACACGTACATGTAGCCTGTGGCCTGTGACACGTgcatgtagcctgtagcctgtgacACGTgcatgtagcctgtagcctgtgacACGTACATGTAGCCTGTGGCCTGTGACACGTACATGTAGCCTGTAGTCTGTGACACGTACATGTAGCCTGTAGTCTGTGACACGTACATGTAGCCTGTGACACGTACATGTAGCCTGTGGCCTGTGACACGTACCTGTAGCCTGTGAAACttacctgtagcctgtagcctgtgacACGTACCTGTAGCCTGTGAAACttacctgtagcctgtagcctgtgacACGgacatgtagcctgtagcctgtgacACGTACATGTAGCCTGTGGCCTATGACACGtacatgtagcctgtagcctgtgacACATACATGTAGCCTGTGGCCTGTGACACGTACATGTAGCCTGTAGTCTGTGACACGTACATGTAGCCTGTAGTCTGTGACACGtacatgtagcctgtagcctgtgacACGTACATGTAGCCTGTAGTCTGTGACACATACATGTAGCCTGTGACACGTACATGTAGCCTGTGGCCTGTGACACgtacctgtagcctgtagcctgtgaaACTTACCTGTAGCCTGTGACACGTACCTGTAGCCTGTGAAACTTACCTGTAGCCTGTGAAACTTACCTGTAGCCTGTGAAACttacctgtagcctgtagcctgtgaaacttacctgtagcctgtagcctgtgacACGgacatgtagcctgtagcctgtgacACGGACATGTAGCCTGTGGCCTGTGACACGtacatgtagcctgtagcctgtgacacgtacatgtagcctgtagcctgtgacACATACATGTAGCCTGTGACACGTACATGTAGCCTGTGGCCTGTGACACgtacctgtagcctgtagcctgtgaaACTTACCTGTAGCCTGTGACACGTACCTGTAGCCTGTGAAACTTACCTGTAGCCTGTGAAACttacctgtagcctgtagcctgtgaaacttacctgtagcctgtagcctgtgacACGgacatgtagcctgtagcctgtgacACGGACATGTAGCCTGTGGCCTGTGACACGTACATGTAGCCTGTGGCCTGTGACACGtacatgtagcctgtagcctgtgacacgtacctgtagcctgtagcctgtgacACGTACATGTAGCCTGTGAAACttacctgtagcctgtagcctgtgacacgtacctgtagcctgtagcctgtgacACGTACATGTAGCCTGTGACACGGACATGTAGCCTGTGGCCTGTGAAACGTACCTGTAGCCTGTGAAACGgacatgtagcctgtagcctgtgacACGGACATGTAGCCTGTGGCCTGTGACACGGACATGTAGCCTGTGGCCTGTGAAACGTACCTGTAGCCTGTGAAACGTACCTGTAGCCTGTGAAACGTACCTGTAGCCTGTGAAACttacctgtagcctgtagcctgtgacACGgacatgtagcctgtagcctgtgacACGGACATGTAGCCTGTGGCCTGTGACACGGACATGTAGCCTGTGGCCTGTGAAACGTACATGGAGCCTGTGAAACgtacctgtagcctgtagcctgtagcatGTAGATATACATTTCACAAGAATGACACATTTAACTTCTCCCAGTGTTCAGTAATTGTTAGCTTGGtgaactatattttcagagtagcttcctcaactgtgtgtgtgtgtgtgtgtgttgtagtagtaATGTTGTGTTTTCAATGAACAGGCCTGTTGTCACCTATTCATGAAGAGAAGACTGCAGgtaaggaacacacacacacacacacacacaggaacacacacacacacacaggaacacacacactgaccttgcTCGATGTGTGTGTTCTCAGAGGACGAGCCTCGTCAGGGTTACTACGGTAATGACACAGGTGAGAGTTCTAAAGACAATgttcattaattaattaataccTATAGTAATATATTAatacctataatatatatattaatacctatattaatacctataataatattctctctctttctctgtgtctctgtgtgtctctctctctgtgtctctctttgtgtctctctctctctgtgtctctctctctctgtgtctctctctctctctctctctgtgtgtctctctctctctctctagcgctatAATAAcctaaaatataaaaaatatatttacataaaaataaaaaaacctataataatatatatatattaatacctataataatatatatatattaatacctataataatatatattaataccaACTAACATCTCTCtgccactcactctctctctctttgcctctctatctctctagcgcTCCACCACCGTGGCCACCCTCTCCACTCATCCCTTTCTCCTGAAGAGCTCTAGATGAACAGAGCAGAAGACAGGAACACCCTGAATGCTGtcttgatggggggggggggtggtatttCCCTCCTGGGTCCTGGAGATCCTCAACAGACCCCCGAAGGACATTCCCCCCCCCACGAGGACAAAGACTAGTTtaggtttagggaaaataggattttataTGGaaaaacattgtgtgtgtgtgtgtgtgtgtgtgtgctgatacgtacaacagtgtgtgtgtgcgtgtgtgtgtgtgtgcgcgtgtgtgtatatataaagacATGGCTCTGAAACAGTCAAAAGGTTTAAAaaggtatttttattttttgttgttggcaTTTTGTGATTAAAGGTTCCGTTGTCAGATTCCATCTCCGTTACCATAGCAGCAGATTCATAAATGATCAAAACAACGACTTAATAAACCAGTGGACCTAAAAACAaatacacatagaaatagaaatataGAACATTATAGTTCTGGTCCTCTTTAGTTGTTCTACCATTTTAAACAAGGTTAGTTGTTCAACCATTTAAACAAGGTTAGTTGTTCAACCATTTAAACAAGGTTAGTTGTTCTACCATTTTAAACAAGGTTAGCTGTTCTACCATTTTAAACAAGGTTAGCTGTTCTACCATTTAAACAAGGTTAGTTGTTCTACCATTTTAAACAAGGTTAGCTGTTCTACCATTTAAACAAGGTTAGCTGTTCTACCATTTAAACAAGGTTAGTTGTTCTACCATTTAAACAAGGTTAGCTGTTCTACCATTTAAACAAGGTTAGTTGTTCTACCATTTAAACAAGGTTAGCTGTTCTACCATTTAAACAAGGTTAGCTGTTCTACCATTTAAACAAGGTTAGCTGTTCTACCATTTAAACAAGGTTAGCTGTTCTACCATTTAAACAAGGTTAGCTGTTCAACCATTTAAACAAGGTTAGCTGTTCTACCATTTAAACAAGGTTAGCTGTTCTACCATTTAAACAAGGTTAGCTGTTCTACCATTTAAACAAGGTTAGTTGTTCTACCATTTAAACAAGGTTAGCTGTTCTACCATTTAAACAAGGTTAGCTGTTCTACCATTTAAACAAGGTTAGCTGTTCTACCATTTAAACAAGGTTAGCTGTTCTACGGCGTAAAGAAACACCCCTTCATTAAGCAGGGAACATCAATACCTGCGGCATGTAGCTTAGCGGTTAGCGCGTTGGGCCGAGGAACCGAAAGGTCTCTGGTTCGAACACCTGAGCTGACAAAGCaacaaacattttttatttatgtcGTTGTGCCTTTTGAGAAAAGCACTGAACCCTAATTTGCTTCAGGTACGCCACTgttaaacaacacattacactgtacTGATCTGGTTTACGTGACACTAAAAACAAACTCTAACAACAAAACTATTTTTTTTGGTTTCGCTTTTTAAAACGATAAAACATAATCTGATACACCGGGTTAAATTAGCCAGTTGACATGAATCATGTTTAGATTTACCTCTGaacagtaatacacacacacacatatatatatatatatatatatatatatatatatatatatatatatatatatgtataaaataATCAATTTGGAGATGCTTAAAAGACATGAGTACAAGCTCTTCAATCTGAGAAGTTGTTCCCTACATGAAACTATACTAAGTTACTGAATTATATAATAGTTAAAAAATATCGTAGTCAGTCTGTTACTATGGCAACCTAGTAGTTGACTTCCGTATCactgttatttatatatatatatcacactatCTTCCTGTACATAGTTACATCATTAGGACTGGCTAGTATGCTAACAGCACTTCAGCAGTAtgaggtgtgtttactgtggcTACGACAGGGTTAGGGCTGTGGTTCCGTGCGGGTTCTAGAGCTGTGGGTCTGGATGTGTGACATCTGGAGAACCGGGAGGAGGAGCTGGAAGGCGTTCTGGATGTATGTGGTGCTGTTAGAACCCTGCGGAACAACGGGACACTGTTAGAACCCTTCGGAACAACAGAACACTGTTAGAACCCTACGGAACACTGTTAGAACCCTTTCGGAACACTGTTAGAACCCTTTCGGAACAGGAGAACACTTAGAAACCTACAGAACAACATTACACTGTTCGAACCCTTCGGAACAACAGAACACTGTTAGAACCATACGGAACACTGTTAGAACCCTTCGGAACACTGTTAGAACCCTTTCGGAACAGCAGAACACTGTTAGAAACCTACAGAACAACATTACACTGTTAGAACCCTTCGGAACAACAGAACACTGTTAGAACCCTACATAACACTGTTAGAACCCTTCAGAACAACATAACTGTTAGAACCCTACAGAACACTGTTAGAACccttcagaacaacagaacactgTTAGATCccttcagaacaacagaacactgTTAGAACACTACAGAACAACTGTTATATGTCTTACCTCAAGCAGCACACTGTCTACCAAAGGGTTCAACTCTTCTGCTTTTCTCTGAACCTGGAAAAGGGCAGGAAGGGAGTCAGAGAACCAATGGGTGTGATGATCAGCTGATCACCTGACCTTAATGCCATTCATTTATTGCGTTGGAGACAAAgtcccagtacacacacacacacacacacacacacacacacacagagtacatctTACCCCAACGGTGA contains:
- the LOC135538029 gene encoding uncharacterized protein LOC135538029 isoform X4 codes for the protein MTREALIKLFILILLAFIICLPEFFTSHRARVNFHCVTFDPCGDQEVTTQCDPGLTPAGQSSNRSAEEKPVCHTGRTGSGVSWLLCDTETLRGNASLSGRRVALSVLSEGENATLYGFLTEKKKEGEEEGEEEGQGFIYCCFRTPPLSIPTNHSQCLLHLHTQGTNQTAVKSDLPWTRPPRSEWLCVFRVAWLVLVVVVMLTVLTTVLGLIYWRTRCCRKEPSGFQTRGFNTDLPDVSVSLHHSSVSRTCLVCSRPEDSTRTSLMSLSHYTPQVPLSPPSQRSPVGSRPEDSTWTSLMSLSHYITPQACCHLFMKRRLQRSTTVATLSTHPFLLKSSR
- the LOC135538029 gene encoding uncharacterized protein LOC135538029 isoform X5; the protein is MTREALIKLFILILLAFIICLPEFFTSHRARVNFHCVTFDPCGDQEVTTQCDPGLTPAGQSSNRSAEEKPVCHTGRTGSGVSWLLCDTETLRGNASLSGRRVALSVLSEGENATLYGFLTEKKKEGEEEGEEEGQGFIYCCFRTPPLSIPTNHSQCLLHLHTQGTNQTAVKSDLPWTRPPRSEWLCVFRVAWLVLVVVVMLTVLTTVLGLIYWRTRCCRKEPSGFQTRGFNTDLPDVSVSLHHSSGTSLSPLPEEPSGFQTRGFNMDLPDVSVSLHHSSGLLSPIHEEKTAEDEPRQGYYGNDTALHHRGHPLHSSLSPEEL